The nucleotide sequence AACCCTTCAACAACTGATTGCGGATAATAAGCGTGAATTATTAAAAGATGCTAAGGCTCTTGAGCAAATTGAGGAACGGTTAGAAAAGCGCGCGCAACAGCAATGGGGCTAAG is from Bacillus tianshenii and encodes:
- a CDS encoding FbpB family small basic protein yields the protein MRKTKKRTLQQLIADNKRELLKDAKALEQIEERLEKRAQQQWG